The Thioalkalivibrio nitratireducens DSM 14787 DNA segment GTGCAGCAGGTACAGGAAGATCGGCGCACCGATCAGCGCCAGCACGGAGCCGGCCGGCAGCTGCTGCGGCGCGATCACCGCGCGCGCGATCAGGTCGGCGAGCAACACCAGGCTGCCGCCGAGCAATACGGCTGCCGGCAGCGCCGCCCTGTGGTCGGCGCCCACGATCAGCCGCGCCAGGTGGGGGGCCAACAGGCCCACGAAACCAATGGTACCGGCCGTGATCACCGCCAGCGCGGTCGCCACCGCCGCGCCCAGATAGGCCAGATAGCGCAGGCTGCCGACGCTGACCCCCAGCGAGGCGGCTGCCAGTTCGCCGCGCGTCAGGATGTTCAGATCGCGAGCCATCGGCAGGGTCAGCAGGGCCAGCACGGCCAGCCCGACCAGCGCGATCCACGGCCCCGGTGCGACGGACAGGTCCCCCATCAGCCAGAACAGCATTCCGCGCAGGGCCCTGTCCGGCGCGATCGCCAGCAGCAGGGTGACGACGGCGCCCAGCGCCGAGGCCAGCACGACCCCCGTCAGCAGCAGGCGGTGGCCCGTCCAGGCATGCTCGCCGCGCGCCAGGCCGAGCACCAGTGCCAATGCGGCAAAGGCACCGGCCGCCGCGCCCAGATGCTGGGCCAGCAGCGGCCCGCCCAGCAGGATCGCCAGCAGGGCCCCGACCGCGGCCCCGCCGGAGATGCCGAGGATGAACGGGTCGGCCAGCGGGTTGCGGGTCAGCACCTGGACCAGGGCACCGGCCAGTCCCAGCAGCCCGCCGGCGGCCAGCGCCGCCAATGCCCGCGGCAGGCGCAGTTCCACCAGGATCACGCGTTCCAGTGCCGCGTCGGGGCCCAGCGGCCAGACCCAGCCGGAACTCCCCCATACCAGGTTGACCGCCAGCAGGCACCCGGCGATGGAGGCGAGCAGGAGCACACCAACCAGGCGCTGCCGCGTGGTGTTCATGGCCGCCGTTCCCGCACCCGGTCGGCCATCTCGCACAGGGCCTGCAGGCCGTCGACCAGCCGCGGGCCCGCGCGCATCAGCACGTCGGCGGGCAGCACGAGCAGGCCGTCGAACCGGGCAGCGGGGAGGTCCTGCCAGCGACGCCAGCGATCGAAGTCGCGGGCCGGAGGCGAGGTGATGATCAGATCCGGCGCTGCACGGATCACCGCTTCCTCGCTCCAGGTCGGGGTATCGCCCAGTCCGTCGGTGACGATATTGTCGATACCGCAGCGACCCATCGCCTCGCTGATGTAATGCCGGGGGCCGACGGTCACCAGCGGGCTCGGCCAGATCTCGAAGAATCCCTTCAGCCGGGGCTGGTGCCGGTAGCGGGCGGTCCAATACTCCAGCCGTGTCACGAAATCGGCCGCTGCGGCGTCGGCCTGCGACTCCCGACCGGTCAGCCGGCCCAACTGGCGCAGGGTCTTCGGCACGTCGTCGAAGCTGCGCCCCGGGGTCGCGAAGACCGCCAGGCCCAAGCGCTCCAGCCTTTCGAGTTCGGCGCGGGGATTGCCATCGGCCCAGGCCACGACCAGGTCCGGCTTCAGGCGGACGATGCGCTCCAGGTCCAGTCCGCGGTAGCCGCCGATCTCCGGGATCTCCCGGGCGGCCTCGGGATAGTCGCTATAGGCCACCGCGCCGACGACCCGCTCGCCGGCACCGACCGCGAACAGCATCTCGGTAAGATGCGGCGCCAGGCTCACGACCCGCTGCGCCGGTGCCGACAGGCAGAGCCGGTCGCCGTCGACCCCGGTGGCACAGTGATCGGCCGCCAGCACGGCCGGGCTCGCCCACAACACCAGCAGAGCGACGACCAGCCTGCGGACGAATCTCACCACAATGCCCCCACGACGAGAATCAGCAACAGGGCCGCCTCGGTCAGTTCCACGCCAGCGCCCAGACCGTCCCCGGTCATGCCGCCGACGCGGTGGCGCAGGAAAGCCGCCCAGGCCAGCATGACCCCGGGCGCGAGCAGCAGCCAGGGGGACAGCCACCACGACAGGGGCGCCAGCAGAATCAGCCAGGCCAGCATCGGCAGCCGCCGCGAGCGCCACGCGAAGCGCTCGCCCATGCCTGTGGCCAGCGGGGGCACCGTGGCCGCCCAGTACAGCGTGCCCAGCCGTGCCCAGGCGGGTACCAGCAGCAGTGCCAGCCATTGGCCTTCGCGCAGCAACAGCATCAGCAGCACCAGCTTGCCAGCCAGCAGCAGCGCCATCGCGACCGCCCCCAGGCTGCCGATGTGCGGATCACGCATCGCCTCCAGTTGGCGCTCCGGACGACCGTGGGCGGCGCCGAGTCCATCGGTCACGTCGGCCAGGCCGTCCAGGTGCAGGGCGCCGGTGATCCAGACACCCAGCGTCAGCACGGCCAGCGCGCCCAGCCAGGGATCGAGCATGCTGCCCGCGAACCCCGCCGCCGCCATCAGCGCGCCGATGACCAGCCCCACCAGCGGGAACCAGTGGGTGCTCGCGAGCAGTTCGGCTTCGGATATGCTCCGGAGCCGGGGGGCCGGCAGCCGGGTCAGGAACTGGCTCGCCAGCACCAGCCGGCGGGCCTCGCGGACCAGAGGGCTCATCGCCGCGCTCGCCGGCCGCGGTGCGCCACTTGCGCCCGACGCACGCCGATAGCCCAGCGCTCGACCGCGCGCAGACGCGGGAGACACACGGCGGATACCAGGGCCATGCGCGGCTTGCAACCGGCTCCGAACAGCGGTTCCGAGCCGCAGCCCCCCGCCCGTTCTGCACCCCGGACCATCGTTCAATGCCCCTTCCCGAAATGGAACTGCGTCAGGCGTGGCCCGCCTTCGTCGAGCACGAAATCGATTCTCGCCGCCGGGTGCAGTTCCAGCCGCCACAGGGACTCGCCGGGCAGGCCCAGCAGGTGCTGGAACAGCAGGCGCATCGGTCCGCCATGGGTGATGATCAGCAGGTCGGCATCACGCGGCCGGCGCTCCCAGGCGGAGAGCACGCGGCGGCGCAGGTCCGCCAGCCCTTCGCCGCCGGGCGGGGCGTGGGTCTCGGGGTCGCGCCAGAAGGCCTCCAGTGTCTCGGGTGCCTGCGCGAGAATCTCGGCTGCGGTCCGGCCTTCCCAGTCTCCGAAATCCATCTCCTGCCACGCCGGTTCGACGGTCAGGGCCAAACCGTGCCGCTCCGCGAGGGCCTCGGCGAAAAGCCGGCAGCGCGACAGGGGTGAACTGACGACGCGCTGGACCTGCAGCCCCCGGGTGGCCTGCCACATCGCCGCCCGGCCGGCCGCGGCAAGGGGCACATCGAGCCGCCCGGCATAGATCCCGGGGCGTGCGGTCGCGCCATGGCGGAGCAGGGTCACGTTCATCTGCCGCTGGCCACGCCGGCTTCGTCGAAAGTCGCCATGTCCCGATGCAGGGCACAGGCCATTTGGATCAGGGGAATCGCGGCGGCAGCGCCGGAGCCCTCGCCCAGGCGCATGCCGAGGTCCAGCAGCGGGCGGCCACCAAGGGCATCGAGCACATCGCGATGGGCGGGTTCTGCGGACCGGTGACCCAGCAGCCAGCACTGGCTGGCACCGGGGGAAATGCGTTCGGCGATCAGCGCGGCGACGCTGCTGATCAGCCCGTCGATCACCGCCGGCATGCGCCGTTCCGCGCAGGCGAGATAGGCACCGGTCATCGCCGCGATCTCGAATCCGCCCAGGTGGCGCAGGATTTCCCGGGGATCGGTCAGCGCGTCGCGGTGCCGGAACAGCGCACGTCGGATCACCTCGGCCTTGTGCGCCACGCCGGGTGCGTCCAGGCCGGTGCCGGGGCCGGTCAGCACCTCGGGGGGGTGGTCGAGCAGGGCGCAGGCCAAGGCGGTGGCCGCCGTGGTATTGCCGATGCCCATTTCACCGGCCACGAACAGGTCTGCCCCGGCCTCCCGGGCACGGTGGACCGCGCGCCCGCCGCTGGCCAGCGCCTGGCCCAGCTGGGTTGCGGTCATCGCCGGCTCCCGGGTGAAGTTGGCGGTTCCGGGGCCAGCCCGCTCGCGGCGCACGCCGAGGTACTCGCCGTCGGGCAGCAGGCTGCCGACATCGACCACTTCCAGCCGGGAACCGGTCTGCTCGGCCAGTACCGAGATGGCCGCGCCACCCTGCGCGAAATTGACGATCATCTGGCCCGTCACTGCCTGCGGGAATGCGGAGACGCCTTCTGCCACCACCCCGTGGTCGCCAGCGAATACCGTGATCCAGGGACGGTGGATCTCAGGGCATTCACGGCCCTGGATGCCGGCCAGCCGAATCGCGATCTGCTCGAGCTCACCCAGCGCGCCGCGCGGCTTGGTCAGGCGGCACTGGCGCTGGCGCGCGGCTTCCAGGGCCTCGAGGTCTTTGCCGGCGGGTTTCATGAGCCCGCCCCCTGGCCCTTGAGCGTCAGCGACAAGCCGGCGGCGACGAACAACACCTCGTCGCAACGGGCCGCCAGCGCCTGGTTGAGACGCCCGGCCTGGTCGCGAAACTGCCGGGCAAGCGGATGCTCGGGCACGATTCCCAGGCCGACTTCGTTGGCGACGAACACGATCCGGCCGGGCAGATCGGTCAGAACCGCCAGCAGCGCGTCGCGTTCGACATCGACGCGGCGCGTGTCATGATCCAGCATCAGATTGCTCAACCAGAGGGTCAGGCAGTCGATGACCAGAAGCCGATCCTCGCGCGCATGCGCCTCGAGCGCCGCAGCCAGCGCACGCGGCGCCTCGATCGTCTGCCAGTGCCCGGGGCGGTCTGCGCGGTGGCGGGCGACGCGTTCGGCCATCTCCGGATCGTGGATCTCCGCGGTCACGATCACCGTCACCGGCAGGCCGGAATCGGCGGCGATGCGTTCGGCCAGGGCACTCTTGCCGCTGCGGGCACCGCCCAGTACCAGGGTTCTCATCGGACCTCCAGAAGTGAAAGGATTGTCGACATGTCCAGGTGGGCCTCGGCCATGTCGGCCAGCCGCTCCAGATCGCGCTCGCGCACCGCGCGGATATCCGGCGCGCACCCGGTACCGGCGATCGGCTGAGCCCGATCCGTTGGCTGCGATCGGGCCCAGTCGAGCAGTGCGGCGCAGGCCTGCGGATGGTCGAGAAGGCCGTGGACATAGCTGCCCAGAATCTGATCGTCGGCGCTGATCAGCCCGTCGGGCCCATGGGCCAGCTCGGCCGCCGGCTGACCCGGCGCCAGCACCGTGGTGACGCCCGCATGGATCTCGTAGCCTTCCAGGGGCGCATCGCGCAGCGCGAGCCTGCCCCGGACACGGCGAAGCCGCTTTTCCGGCGTCAGCGTGGTGTCCAGCGGCAGCAGGTTCAGGCCCGGACTGGAGCCTGGAACGCCCTCGATGCCTTCGGGGTCGCGGATCGTCCGGCCCAGCATCTGGTAGCCGCCACAGATTCCGATCAGCTTGCCGCCATAGCGCAGATGACGCAGCAGATCCCGGTCCCAGCGCTGTTCGCGCAACGCCGCGAGATCGGCACGAACGGCCTTGGAGCCGAGCAGGATCAGCAGGTCCGCCGGTGGCAGGGGCCTGCCCGGCCGTACCCAGACGAGTTCGACGGCCGGATGCAGGCGCAGTGGATCGAGGTCGGTATGGTTGCTGATGCGCGGCAGTACCGGCACCGCGACCCGCAGCGTCGGGCCGGCGGCGGCATCGGCTGGGCTGTTCCGCGCCGGCAGGGCATCCTCGGCCTCGAGGTGGAGATCCTGCAGGTAGGGCAGCACGCCCAGTACCGGCTTGCCGGTCTCGTTCTCCAGCCAGTCCAGCCCCGGTTGCAGCAGCGACCGATCGCCCCGGAAGCGATTGATCACAACCCCGACGATGCGCTCCCGCTCGCTGCCGGATAGCAGGGCGAGCGTGCCCACGACGTGCGCAAAGACGCCGCCGCGGTCGATGTCTGCCAGCAGGATCACCGGGCAATCCACCGCCTCGGCAAAACCCATGTTCGCGATGTCGTGCTCGCGCAGATTGATCTCGGCCGGCGAGCCCGCGCCTTCGACGATCAGGTGATCGAACCGGCTGGTCAGGCTGGCCCAGGCGGCGAGTACCGCCTCGCGGGCCCGACGCTTGTAGTCGTGGTAGGCGACCGCATCCAGCGTGCCGATGGCCTGGCCGCGCAGGATGACCTGCGCGGCCCGGTCGGTGGTGGGCTTGAGCAGCACCGGGTTCATGTCGCTGTGCGGTTCGAGACCGCAGGCGCGGGCCTGGGCCGCCTGCGCGCGGCCGATCTCGCCGCCGTCGACGGTGACCGCGCTGTTGAGCGCCATGTTCTGGGGTTTGAACGGCGCCACCTTCAGACCGCGCCGATGCAGCGCGCGACACAGCGCGGTTACCAGCATGCTCTTGCCGGCATCCGAATGCGTGCCCTGGATCATCAGGTGGCCGCCGCTCGTTGGGCCACCCGCGGACACCGTGTTGCGTTGGGCTGCACGGAACGCCGCACGCGAGCCCGCGGCACCTGCGTGGCGAGTCCCGTCATGCACGCGCGGCGACCTCGTCCAGCGCCGTCGCCAGGCGTCGCCAGCCCGCCTCGTCGGGCGGCAGCCCGAAACGCAGGCTGCATGGCGCATCGAACCGCCGGGTGAGGATCCCGCGGCAGGCCAGCGCCTCGTGCAGCGCGACCGCATGCTCATCGCAAACCCACTGAAACAGCGCGGTGCCGCCTGCCGGGGCGAGCTGGTGTTGCGCGAGAAGCCGGGCGAGGCGCGCGCCCTGCTCGGCCAGACGCCGCCGATTGCCGCGCTGCCAGGCCTCGTCGCCCAGGGCCAGGCGGGCGACATGACGGGCCGGATGGGACACGTCCCAGGGGCCCAGCAAGGCATCGAGTCGTTGCAATACAGGCTTCTCGCCCATTACGACCCCCACGCGCAGGCCGGCCAGACCGAAGAATTTGCCCAGCGAGCGCAGTACGAACAGGCCCGGCCGGCCGGTGTCGGGCGCCAGGCTCTGGCGCGGGTCGGCGTCGATGAACGCCTCGTCCACCACCAGCCAGCCGCCGCGCTCGGCGAGTCGCGCCTGCCAGTCCAATAGGTGTTCGCGGCGGTAGGTGGTACCGGTCGGATTGTTGGGATGAATGAGCAGGAGGACATCGAGCCGGTCGAGTGCGTCGGCCGGGTTTTCGGGTGCCAGGGGCTGGATCTGGTGACCGCAGGCGCGCCAGGCATGGGCGTGCTCGGCATAGCCGGGGATCGGGATCCCGACCCGGCAGGCCGGCCGCAGCCGCGGCAGCGTCTGAATGGCCGCCTGCGAGCCGGCCACCGCCAGCAGATGTCCGGGATCGGCGCCGTAATAGCCGGCGGCGATCTCGATCAGCCCGTCCTCGTCCTCGGGCAGGCGCAACCAGCATTCCGGCGGAATCGACGGCACCGGCCAGCCGTTGGGATTGATGCCCGTGGACAGATCCAGCCAGCGTTCCGGTGCCAGGCGGTAACGGATCGCGGCCTCCCGCAGTCTGCCGCCGTGGTGGAGACGCGTGGCCTCAGGCATTCCCGACATGACCGCCCACCTCGACCAGCAGTGTCGCGAACGTCAGTGCCGCCAGCCACAGCAGCAGGGCGTGGCGGACCAGCCCGAGCGCCCGTTCGATGTCGGGTCCGTCGGGCCGGCGGCCCTCGCCGAGATCGGCACGCCGCTGCCATTGGCCCTGGTAGCGCGCGGGCCCGCCGAGCTGCAGGCCCAACGCCCCTGCCCCGGCGGCCATCACCGGGCCGGCATTCGGGCTTTTCCACCGCTCCCCCTGAGTTCGCCAGCAGCGCAGGGCCTGGCGGGTATTTCCGACCAGGGCGTAGCTCAGGGCCGTCAGGCGGGCCGGCAGATAACCCAGGAGATCGTCGAGGCGGGCGGCGATCCGTCCGAAGTCGCGGTAGCGGGAGGTGCGATAGCCCCAGAGCGCATCCAGCGTATTGCCCAGCCGGAACAGCACCGCGCCGGCGGGCCCCAGCAGCACGAACCAGAACAAGGCGCCGAAGACCGCATCGTGGCCGTTTTCCAGCACCGATTCGATGGTGGCAGGCGCCGGGTCGATCGCCTCGAGGTCACGGCTGACCAGCATGCCGGCCTGTTGACGGGCGGCGGCTTCGTCGCCGTGAGCCAGGGCCTCGGCTACCGGCCGGGCATGCTCGGCCAGGCTGCGGTGACCCAGTGCCAGGTACAGCACCAGGATGCCGAACAGTGGCCCGATGATGGGCAGGCCGGCCAGCCAGAAGGTCAGGGCCGTGGCCGGCACGACCAGCAGCACCACCGCCAGTCCGCCCCGGGCCTGCCGGAACCGTCGGGATGCCCCGGAGCGGTTCAGCCGGGCTTCGAACCAGCCGCCCAGCCGGCCGAACCCGACCAGCGGATGGAGCCGCCCCGGCTCACCCCACCGGCCATCGAGCAGCACCGCCGCGACAGTCGAGAGCCAGAGCAGCAGCATGGATCAGAGATCGACGCCCGGCTGCGCCTTGACCCCGGCGCGAAAGGCATGTTTGACATCGCGCATCTCGGTGACGGTATCGGCCAGTTCGATCAGCGCGTCGGAGGCGCCACGGCCGGTCACGACCACATGCTGCATCGGCGGACGCCGGCGAATGGCCTCGAGTACCTTGTCGCTGTCCAGGTAGCGATAGCTCAGCAGGTAGGTCAGCTCGTCCAGCACCACCAGTTGACAACCGGAGTCGGACAGCATGGCCTCGGCGACTGCCCAGCCGCGCTCGGCGGTGGCGATATCCTGGCTGCGGTCCTGGGTATCCCAGGTGAAACCGTCACCGAGCACATGCCAGGCGACGCCCGGATCACGGTTGAAATAGGCTTCTTCGCCGGTATCTCGGCGGCTTTTCAGGAACTGGCAGACACCGACCTTCAGGCCATGGCCCAGGGCGCGGGCCACCATGCCGAAGGCGGAGCTGGACTTGCCCTTGCCATTTCCGGTGAGCACGAGCAGCAGGCCGCGCTCGTCGGTGGCCTTGCTGATCTGCTCGTCGATCACGGTCTTCTTGCGCTCCATGCGCTGGCGATGGCGCTGGTCGCGGTCGTCTTGGGTCATGTCGGTCGATCCTGTTCCGGTGAGGTGAAACGATTGCCGTCCTGCGGCTGCCAGGCGTCGCGCAGGTCACGCAGCCGGTACAGTCCCTCGATGATGACCGGGGCTGCGTGGTGGAAAAACGCGCCGGGCAGCGGCACGACGGGGACGCGGCGCGAGGCGTTGATCACACGACAGGCCTCGGCGTTCTCGCTGGCGAACAC contains these protein-coding regions:
- the cobO gene encoding cob(I)yrinic acid a,c-diamide adenosyltransferase, with the protein product MTQDDRDQRHRQRMERKKTVIDEQISKATDERGLLLVLTGNGKGKSSSAFGMVARALGHGLKVGVCQFLKSRRDTGEEAYFNRDPGVAWHVLGDGFTWDTQDRSQDIATAERGWAVAEAMLSDSGCQLVVLDELTYLLSYRYLDSDKVLEAIRRRPPMQHVVVTGRGASDALIELADTVTEMRDVKHAFRAGVKAQPGVDL
- a CDS encoding histidine phosphatase family protein, which produces MNVTLLRHGATARPGIYAGRLDVPLAAAGRAAMWQATRGLQVQRVVSSPLSRCRLFAEALAERHGLALTVEPAWQEMDFGDWEGRTAAEILAQAPETLEAFWRDPETHAPPGGEGLADLRRRVLSAWERRPRDADLLIITHGGPMRLLFQHLLGLPGESLWRLELHPAARIDFVLDEGGPRLTQFHFGKGH
- the cobT gene encoding nicotinate-nucleotide--dimethylbenzimidazole phosphoribosyltransferase gives rise to the protein MKPAGKDLEALEAARQRQCRLTKPRGALGELEQIAIRLAGIQGRECPEIHRPWITVFAGDHGVVAEGVSAFPQAVTGQMIVNFAQGGAAISVLAEQTGSRLEVVDVGSLLPDGEYLGVRRERAGPGTANFTREPAMTATQLGQALASGGRAVHRAREAGADLFVAGEMGIGNTTAATALACALLDHPPEVLTGPGTGLDAPGVAHKAEVIRRALFRHRDALTDPREILRHLGGFEIAAMTGAYLACAERRMPAVIDGLISSVAALIAERISPGASQCWLLGHRSAEPAHRDVLDALGGRPLLDLGMRLGEGSGAAAAIPLIQMACALHRDMATFDEAGVASGR
- the cobU gene encoding bifunctional adenosylcobinamide kinase/adenosylcobinamide-phosphate guanylyltransferase, whose amino-acid sequence is MRTLVLGGARSGKSALAERIAADSGLPVTVIVTAEIHDPEMAERVARHRADRPGHWQTIEAPRALAAALEAHAREDRLLVIDCLTLWLSNLMLDHDTRRVDVERDALLAVLTDLPGRIVFVANEVGLGIVPEHPLARQFRDQAGRLNQALAARCDEVLFVAAGLSLTLKGQGAGS
- the cobD gene encoding threonine-phosphate decarboxylase CobD; protein product: MSGMPEATRLHHGGRLREAAIRYRLAPERWLDLSTGINPNGWPVPSIPPECWLRLPEDEDGLIEIAAGYYGADPGHLLAVAGSQAAIQTLPRLRPACRVGIPIPGYAEHAHAWRACGHQIQPLAPENPADALDRLDVLLLIHPNNPTGTTYRREHLLDWQARLAERGGWLVVDEAFIDADPRQSLAPDTGRPGLFVLRSLGKFFGLAGLRVGVVMGEKPVLQRLDALLGPWDVSHPARHVARLALGDEAWQRGNRRRLAEQGARLARLLAQHQLAPAGGTALFQWVCDEHAVALHEALACRGILTRRFDAPCSLRFGLPPDEAGWRRLATALDEVAARA
- a CDS encoding cobalamin-binding protein, with the translated sequence MVRFVRRLVVALLVLWASPAVLAADHCATGVDGDRLCLSAPAQRVVSLAPHLTEMLFAVGAGERVVGAVAYSDYPEAAREIPEIGGYRGLDLERIVRLKPDLVVAWADGNPRAELERLERLGLAVFATPGRSFDDVPKTLRQLGRLTGRESQADAAAADFVTRLEYWTARYRHQPRLKGFFEIWPSPLVTVGPRHYISEAMGRCGIDNIVTDGLGDTPTWSEEAVIRAAPDLIITSPPARDFDRWRRWQDLPAARFDGLLVLPADVLMRAGPRLVDGLQALCEMADRVRERRP
- the cobS gene encoding adenosylcobinamide-GDP ribazoletransferase, which translates into the protein MSPLVREARRLVLASQFLTRLPAPRLRSISEAELLASTHWFPLVGLVIGALMAAAGFAGSMLDPWLGALAVLTLGVWITGALHLDGLADVTDGLGAAHGRPERQLEAMRDPHIGSLGAVAMALLLAGKLVLLMLLLREGQWLALLLVPAWARLGTLYWAATVPPLATGMGERFAWRSRRLPMLAWLILLAPLSWWLSPWLLLAPGVMLAWAAFLRHRVGGMTGDGLGAGVELTEAALLLILVVGALW
- a CDS encoding FecCD family ABC transporter permease produces the protein MNTTRQRLVGVLLLASIAGCLLAVNLVWGSSGWVWPLGPDAALERVILVELRLPRALAALAAGGLLGLAGALVQVLTRNPLADPFILGISGGAAVGALLAILLGGPLLAQHLGAAAGAFAALALVLGLARGEHAWTGHRLLLTGVVLASALGAVVTLLLAIAPDRALRGMLFWLMGDLSVAPGPWIALVGLAVLALLTLPMARDLNILTRGELAAASLGVSVGSLRYLAYLGAAVATALAVITAGTIGFVGLLAPHLARLIVGADHRAALPAAVLLGGSLVLLADLIARAVIAPQQLPAGSVLALIGAPIFLYLLHRAQRP
- a CDS encoding cobyric acid synthase, whose amino-acid sequence is MIQGTHSDAGKSMLVTALCRALHRRGLKVAPFKPQNMALNSAVTVDGGEIGRAQAAQARACGLEPHSDMNPVLLKPTTDRAAQVILRGQAIGTLDAVAYHDYKRRAREAVLAAWASLTSRFDHLIVEGAGSPAEINLREHDIANMGFAEAVDCPVILLADIDRGGVFAHVVGTLALLSGSERERIVGVVINRFRGDRSLLQPGLDWLENETGKPVLGVLPYLQDLHLEAEDALPARNSPADAAAGPTLRVAVPVLPRISNHTDLDPLRLHPAVELVWVRPGRPLPPADLLILLGSKAVRADLAALREQRWDRDLLRHLRYGGKLIGICGGYQMLGRTIRDPEGIEGVPGSSPGLNLLPLDTTLTPEKRLRRVRGRLALRDAPLEGYEIHAGVTTVLAPGQPAAELAHGPDGLISADDQILGSYVHGLLDHPQACAALLDWARSQPTDRAQPIAGTGCAPDIRAVRERDLERLADMAEAHLDMSTILSLLEVR
- the cbiB gene encoding adenosylcobinamide-phosphate synthase CbiB, producing MLLLWLSTVAAVLLDGRWGEPGRLHPLVGFGRLGGWFEARLNRSGASRRFRQARGGLAVVLLVVPATALTFWLAGLPIIGPLFGILVLYLALGHRSLAEHARPVAEALAHGDEAAARQQAGMLVSRDLEAIDPAPATIESVLENGHDAVFGALFWFVLLGPAGAVLFRLGNTLDALWGYRTSRYRDFGRIAARLDDLLGYLPARLTALSYALVGNTRQALRCWRTQGERWKSPNAGPVMAAGAGALGLQLGGPARYQGQWQRRADLGEGRRPDGPDIERALGLVRHALLLWLAALTFATLLVEVGGHVGNA